The Gammaproteobacteria bacterium genome has a segment encoding these proteins:
- the rpsS gene encoding 30S ribosomal protein S19, with protein MPRSVKKGPFVDAHLAAKVRQAVDTNSRRPIKTWSRRSMIVPEMVGLTIAVHNGRDHVPVLVTENMVGHKLGEFAATRTFKGHSGDRKTKAAEAPAS; from the coding sequence GTGCCTCGTTCAGTTAAAAAAGGTCCCTTCGTGGACGCACATCTTGCGGCAAAGGTCCGGCAGGCGGTGGACACCAATAGTCGCCGGCCGATCAAGACCTGGTCTCGCCGATCGATGATCGTTCCGGAAATGGTCGGCTTGACGATCGCCGTGCACAACGGTCGCGATCATGTGCCCGTGCTGGTCACGGAGAACATGGTGGGTCACAAACTCGGAGAGTTTGCGGCGACGCGCACCTTCAAGGGGCATTCCGGGGATCGCAAAACCAAGGCCGCCGAGGCACCAGCGAGTTAA
- the rplB gene encoding 50S ribosomal protein L2 — MPLQQFKPTSPGRRFVIRVQTPELHKGEPCPSLVTKLERSTGRNNHGRITTRHRGGGHKRRYRIIDFRREKDGVAGRVERLEYDPNRTAHLALIVYADGERRYMIAPKGLNAGDTVLSGRDAAIKVGNSLPLRNIPVGTMVHCVELKPGKGAQLARAAGGSIQIVAREGVYATVRLRSGEMRRIHVECRATIGEVGHGEHNLESLGKAGARRWRGVRPTVRGVAQNPVDHPHGGGEGKTSGGRHPVSPWGVPTKGYKTRNNKRTNRMIVRDRRKK, encoded by the coding sequence ATGCCGCTGCAACAGTTCAAGCCCACGTCGCCAGGCCGCCGCTTCGTCATTCGCGTCCAGACGCCCGAATTGCACAAGGGTGAGCCTTGTCCGAGTCTGGTAACGAAGCTCGAACGCAGCACTGGTCGGAACAACCATGGGCGCATCACGACCCGGCACCGCGGTGGCGGGCACAAGCGCCGTTACCGGATCATCGATTTTCGTCGTGAGAAGGACGGTGTCGCAGGGCGCGTTGAGCGGCTCGAGTACGATCCGAACCGAACGGCTCACCTCGCGCTGATCGTGTACGCGGATGGCGAGCGCCGGTACATGATCGCTCCGAAGGGGCTGAACGCCGGAGATACGGTGTTGTCTGGGCGTGATGCGGCCATCAAGGTCGGCAACAGCCTGCCGTTGCGCAATATCCCGGTGGGCACCATGGTGCATTGCGTGGAACTCAAGCCCGGCAAGGGAGCGCAGCTCGCCCGCGCCGCCGGCGGCAGTATCCAGATTGTCGCGCGTGAAGGCGTCTATGCCACCGTTCGCCTGCGTTCCGGCGAAATGCGCCGGATACACGTCGAGTGTCGGGCGACGATCGGCGAGGTTGGGCACGGGGAGCACAATCTCGAGAGTCTGGGAAAGGCCGGCGCCAGGCGTTGGCGCGGCGTGCGCCCGACTGTGCGAGGCGTTGCCCAGAACCCGGTGGACCACCCGCACGGCGGTGGTGAGGGCAAGACCTCCGGTGGGCGCCATCCGGTGTCCCCGTGGGGTGTGCCGACCAAGGGCTACAAGACTCGCAACAACAAGCGGACAAACCGGATGATCGTCCGGGATCGCCGCAAGAAGTAA
- the tuf gene encoding elongation factor Tu has product MSKAKFERTKPHVNVGTIGHVDHGKTTLTSALTKVMGEKFGGEYRAYDQIDAAPEEKARGITIATAHVEYESPKRHYAHVDCPGHADYIKNMITGAAQMDGAILVVSAADGPMPQTREHILLARQVGVPYIVVYMNKADMVDDKELLELVELEVRDLLSTYEFPGDKTPIIIGSALKALEGDKSEIGAQSIEKLVAALDEYIPEPVRAVDGPFLMPIEDVFSISGRGTVVTGRAERGKIKVGEEIEIVGIRPTQKTICTGVEMFRKLLDEGQAGDNVGILLRGTKREEVERGQVLAKPGSITPHTHFEAEVYVLTKEEGGRHTPFFKGYRPQFYFRTTDVTGAVELPEATEMVMPGDNIKMKVKLINPIAMENGLRFAIREGGRTVGAGVVAKIIE; this is encoded by the coding sequence ATGTCAAAAGCAAAATTTGAGCGTACGAAGCCGCACGTGAATGTTGGGACGATTGGTCACGTGGACCATGGGAAGACGACGCTGACTTCGGCGCTGACGAAGGTGATGGGGGAGAAGTTCGGTGGTGAGTACCGGGCGTACGACCAGATTGACGCGGCGCCGGAGGAGAAGGCGCGCGGGATCACGATAGCGACGGCGCACGTGGAGTACGAGAGTCCGAAGCGGCACTACGCGCACGTGGACTGTCCGGGTCATGCGGACTACATCAAGAACATGATCACGGGTGCGGCGCAGATGGACGGTGCGATTCTGGTGGTGTCGGCGGCCGATGGCCCGATGCCGCAGACGCGCGAGCACATTCTGCTGGCGCGGCAGGTGGGTGTGCCCTACATCGTGGTGTACATGAACAAGGCGGACATGGTTGACGACAAGGAGCTGCTCGAGCTGGTGGAGCTGGAGGTTCGCGACCTGTTGTCGACGTATGAATTTCCTGGCGACAAGACGCCGATCATTATTGGATCGGCGCTGAAGGCGCTGGAAGGGGACAAGAGCGAGATTGGTGCGCAGTCGATCGAGAAGCTGGTGGCGGCGCTCGATGAGTACATTCCGGAGCCTGTGCGTGCGGTGGACGGACCGTTTCTGATGCCGATCGAGGATGTATTTTCGATATCCGGTCGAGGCACGGTGGTGACGGGTCGTGCCGAGCGCGGGAAGATCAAGGTGGGTGAGGAGATCGAGATTGTGGGGATTCGCCCGACGCAGAAGACGATCTGCACGGGGGTGGAGATGTTTCGCAAGCTGCTCGATGAGGGGCAGGCGGGCGACAACGTAGGGATTCTGCTGCGGGGCACGAAGCGTGAGGAAGTCGAGCGAGGCCAGGTGCTGGCGAAGCCCGGGTCGATCACGCCGCACACGCACTTTGAGGCGGAGGTGTACGTGCTGACGAAGGAAGAAGGGGGTCGCCACACGCCGTTCTTCAAGGGTTATCGGCCGCAGTTTTACTTCCGTACGACGGATGTGACCGGGGCGGTGGAGTTGCCCGAGGCGACCGAGATGGTGATGCCCGGTGACAACATCAAGATGAAGGTCAAACTGATCAACCCGATTGCGATGGAGAACGGCCTGCGCTTTGCTATCCGCGAGGGCGGCAGAACCGTCGGCGCCGGCGTCGTGGCCAAGATCATCGAATGA
- the rpsC gene encoding 30S ribosomal protein S3: MGHKVNPIGIRLGITRDWASKWYADSRTFPTYLDADFRIRRFIRSRLSEASVSLVQIERPARKAHITIHTARPGVVIGKKGEDIESLRKGVAAMLGMPLADVRINIAEIRKPELDAYLVAEGIAQQLERRVMFRRAMKRAVTNTMRLGALGVKVRVSGRLNGSEIARSEWYREGRVPLHTFRADIDYGLAEARTTYGVIGVKVWIFRGEVFEKEEAAPAQAAEQAAH, translated from the coding sequence ATGGGTCATAAGGTCAATCCGATCGGCATACGCCTGGGAATCACGCGCGATTGGGCGTCGAAGTGGTATGCCGATTCGCGTACCTTCCCCACGTACCTGGACGCCGATTTCCGGATCCGCAGGTTTATCCGGTCACGGCTTTCGGAGGCGTCGGTCAGTCTCGTGCAGATCGAGCGGCCCGCACGCAAGGCGCATATCACGATCCATACCGCCCGTCCCGGTGTCGTGATCGGCAAGAAGGGCGAAGACATCGAGAGCCTGCGCAAGGGCGTGGCGGCAATGCTCGGTATGCCGCTCGCGGATGTGCGCATCAACATCGCGGAGATCCGCAAGCCCGAGCTCGACGCGTACCTCGTGGCCGAGGGCATTGCCCAGCAACTGGAGCGGCGCGTGATGTTCCGCCGTGCGATGAAGCGGGCAGTGACCAACACCATGCGCCTCGGGGCGCTCGGCGTGAAGGTGCGCGTGTCGGGCAGGTTGAATGGCTCTGAAATTGCGCGGTCCGAGTGGTATCGCGAAGGCCGCGTTCCACTGCACACATTCCGCGCGGACATCGACTACGGACTTGCCGAGGCCAGGACGACCTACGGAGTCATCGGCGTCAAGGTGTGGATTTTCCGCGGTGAGGTCTTTGAGAAGGAAGAGGCTGCACCGGCGCAAGCTGCAGAGCAGGCCGCTCATTAA
- the rplV gene encoding 50S ribosomal protein L22, which produces MQVTATLRHARISPQKCRLVADAVRGAPVGKALQILAFMPKKGARIVKKVLESAVANAENNHGADIDELKVSSILVNEAPTLRRYASRAKGRGTRITKRNSHITVRVADE; this is translated from the coding sequence ATGCAGGTAACCGCAACATTGCGTCACGCACGCATCTCACCGCAGAAGTGCCGGCTGGTGGCTGACGCGGTTCGAGGTGCACCTGTTGGCAAGGCGCTCCAGATTCTGGCGTTCATGCCCAAGAAAGGGGCGCGGATAGTCAAGAAGGTGCTGGAGTCGGCCGTTGCCAACGCCGAGAACAATCATGGCGCTGATATAGACGAGTTGAAGGTCAGCAGTATCCTGGTCAACGAAGCGCCGACGCTGCGCCGCTACGCGTCCCGCGCAAAGGGCCGCGGCACGCGGATCACCAAGCGCAACAGCCACATTACCGTCCGGGTTGCGGACGAGTAA
- the rplC gene encoding 50S ribosomal protein L3, whose translation MTIGLIGRKCGMTRVFTDEGTAVPVTVIEILPNRVTRVLDQDREGYAAVQVTTGQRNPSKLTKAVAGAFVKVGVEPGEGLWEFRASAEELANLQPGAELKVDRFQPGQFVDVAGTTIGKGYAGTIKRHHFNSQDASHGNSVSHRAPGSIGQRQFPGRVFPGKRMSGHLGNARRTTQNLEVVRVDAERGLILVKGAVPGHREGRLVLTPAVKARVAAQASG comes from the coding sequence ATGACCATTGGCCTTATCGGTCGCAAGTGCGGCATGACCCGCGTCTTCACGGACGAAGGGACAGCTGTGCCGGTAACCGTCATCGAGATACTGCCGAATCGCGTGACCCGTGTGCTCGATCAGGATCGCGAGGGTTATGCTGCAGTGCAGGTAACGACCGGCCAACGCAATCCGTCGAAGCTGACCAAGGCGGTAGCGGGGGCATTCGTCAAGGTGGGAGTCGAGCCCGGAGAGGGGCTGTGGGAGTTCCGGGCGAGCGCCGAAGAATTGGCGAATCTGCAGCCTGGCGCCGAACTGAAGGTCGATCGCTTTCAGCCCGGCCAGTTCGTTGACGTGGCGGGCACGACCATCGGCAAGGGTTATGCGGGCACGATCAAGCGACACCACTTCAATTCCCAGGACGCGAGCCACGGCAACTCGGTGTCCCATCGGGCGCCGGGTTCCATTGGTCAGCGCCAGTTCCCCGGTCGCGTATTCCCCGGCAAGCGCATGTCGGGACACCTTGGCAATGCGAGGCGCACCACTCAGAACCTCGAGGTCGTTCGCGTGGATGCCGAACGCGGCCTGATCCTGGTGAAAGGCGCGGTTCCCGGGCACCGGGAAGGTCGCCTGGTACTGACACCGGCCGTCAAGGCCCGCGTAGCGGCTCAGGCGAGCGGGTAG
- the rpsJ gene encoding 30S ribosomal protein S10, translated as MAKNQNIRIRLKAFDHRLIDTSAREIVETAKRTGAQVRGPVPLPTKTERFTVLISPHVDKDARDQYELRTHKRLMDILEPTDKTVDALMKLELPAGVDVQIKLN; from the coding sequence ATGGCGAAAAATCAGAACATCCGCATCCGCCTCAAGGCGTTCGATCACCGACTGATCGACACATCGGCCCGCGAGATCGTCGAGACGGCTAAGCGTACGGGTGCCCAGGTCCGGGGCCCGGTGCCGCTGCCGACCAAGACCGAACGGTTTACCGTGCTGATTTCGCCGCACGTCGACAAAGATGCCCGTGACCAGTACGAATTGCGTACTCACAAGCGCCTGATGGACATCCTGGAGCCCACGGACAAGACCGTGGATGCCCTGATGAAACTGGAATTGCCGGCCGGAGTTGACGTTCAGATCAAATTGAACTGA
- the rplD gene encoding 50S ribosomal protein L4, which yields MKLSIYGGAAGIEVSDQNFSAPFNEALIHQVITAYRAGGRAGTKAQKTRAEVRGGGSKPWRQKGTGQARAGTSRGPIWVGGGRAFAAKPRDFAQKVNRKMYRAAMRGILSTLVREERLVIVDDMRLDQPRTRDLVARLSVLGLDHVLILVDKHEEKLHLAARNLPWAEVLTVAEMNPLSLVSYDKVLATADAVRGIEERLK from the coding sequence ATGAAACTTTCCATCTACGGCGGTGCCGCAGGTATCGAAGTCTCGGATCAGAATTTCTCCGCGCCTTTCAATGAAGCGCTGATTCACCAGGTGATCACTGCCTATCGCGCTGGCGGTCGCGCCGGTACGAAGGCTCAGAAGACCCGCGCAGAAGTGCGTGGCGGCGGGTCGAAGCCGTGGCGCCAGAAGGGTACCGGCCAGGCGCGCGCGGGCACCTCCCGTGGCCCGATCTGGGTCGGCGGTGGCCGGGCATTCGCCGCCAAGCCCAGGGACTTCGCCCAGAAGGTCAACCGCAAGATGTATCGCGCCGCCATGCGCGGCATTCTGTCGACGCTCGTGCGCGAAGAGCGCCTCGTCATTGTGGACGACATGAGGCTGGATCAGCCGCGTACGCGGGATCTCGTGGCGCGCTTGAGCGTGCTGGGCCTGGATCACGTGTTGATCCTGGTCGATAAGCACGAGGAAAAGCTCCACCTGGCGGCCCGGAATCTGCCGTGGGCCGAGGTGCTGACCGTTGCGGAAATGAACCCGCTGAGCCTGGTCAGTTACGACAAGGTGCTGGCGACTGCCGACGCGGTGCGTGGCATAGAGGAGCGGTTGAAATGA
- the rplW gene encoding 50S ribosomal protein L23, whose translation MSAVHVKERLMSVILGPHLSEKSTAGGDRDRQIVFRVRRDSTKDEIRRAVEFLFDVKVEGVHVVNVQGKVKRFGRALGRRQDWKKAYVSLAEGSDINFMGPE comes from the coding sequence ATGAGCGCGGTTCATGTCAAGGAGCGGCTCATGTCAGTCATCCTGGGTCCGCATCTCTCGGAGAAGAGCACCGCCGGTGGAGATCGTGACCGGCAGATCGTGTTTCGTGTCCGGCGTGACTCCACGAAGGATGAAATTCGGCGCGCCGTCGAGTTTCTGTTCGACGTCAAGGTCGAGGGCGTACACGTGGTCAACGTGCAGGGCAAGGTGAAGCGCTTCGGGCGCGCTCTGGGTCGCCGCCAGGACTGGAAAAAGGCGTATGTCAGCCTCGCCGAGGGCAGCGACATCAATTTCATGGGCCCAGAGTAA
- the fusA gene encoding elongation factor G, which produces MPRTTPIERYRNIGISAHIDAGKTTTSERILFYTGVSHKIGEVHEGAAVMDWMEQEQERGITITSAATTCFWKGMAQQFPEHRINIIDTPGHVDFTIEVERSLRVLDGGVSVFCAVGGVEPQSETVWRQANKYGVPRICFVNKMDRAGANFFRVIQQIRERLGATPVPIQVPIGAEENFKGVVDLIQMKAVYWDEESQGMRFELKDVPADLQKVAAEYRDKMVEAAAEGDEALLNKYLETGELDEAEIKRGLRSRVLRGEIVPVTCGSAFKNKGVQAMLDAVVNFLPSPADKPPVKGVLENDEPGDRTASDDAPFAALAFKIATDPFVGNLTFFRVYSGVLKSGDSVFNPIKNKRERIGRLLQMHANDRQEIKEVHAGDIAAAVGLKDVTTGDTLTDEKQVITLEKMEFPEPVISVALEPKTKVDQEKMGMALQKLAKEDPSFRVRTDEESGQTIISGMGELHLEIIVDRMKREFKVEANVGRPQVAYRETIRASVEQEGRFVRQSGGRGQFGHVFLRIEPLPPGTGYEFENGIVGGVVPKEYIPAVDKGVREQIGNGILAGYPVVDIKVTLFDGSYHDVDSSEMAFKIAGSMAFKEGCAKARPVLLEPIMKVEVVTPEQYMGDVNGDMNRRRGVLQGMDESPAGRIVRAEVPLAEMFGYATTLRSMTQGRATYSMEFSKYLQVPPNVAEAVIKKD; this is translated from the coding sequence GTGCCACGCACCACTCCCATAGAGCGCTATCGGAATATCGGAATCTCGGCTCACATCGATGCCGGCAAGACGACTACGAGCGAACGCATCCTGTTTTATACCGGCGTTTCCCACAAGATCGGGGAGGTTCACGAAGGCGCGGCGGTGATGGACTGGATGGAGCAGGAGCAGGAGCGAGGCATCACGATCACCTCGGCTGCGACGACCTGTTTCTGGAAGGGCATGGCCCAGCAGTTTCCGGAGCACCGCATCAATATCATTGACACCCCCGGGCACGTCGATTTCACCATCGAAGTGGAACGTTCGCTGCGCGTGCTCGATGGTGGCGTGTCGGTATTCTGTGCCGTGGGCGGTGTCGAGCCGCAGTCCGAAACGGTATGGCGCCAGGCAAACAAGTACGGCGTACCCCGAATCTGCTTCGTCAACAAGATGGACCGGGCCGGTGCGAATTTTTTCCGCGTCATCCAGCAGATCCGGGAGCGTCTTGGGGCCACGCCAGTCCCGATCCAGGTTCCGATCGGTGCCGAAGAGAACTTCAAAGGTGTCGTCGACCTGATCCAGATGAAGGCGGTGTACTGGGACGAAGAGTCGCAGGGCATGCGGTTCGAACTCAAGGACGTGCCGGCCGATCTCCAGAAAGTTGCAGCGGAGTATCGGGACAAGATGGTCGAGGCCGCGGCTGAGGGCGATGAGGCGCTGCTGAACAAGTACCTGGAAACCGGTGAACTCGACGAGGCAGAGATAAAGCGCGGACTGCGCAGCCGCGTACTTCGCGGCGAGATCGTGCCGGTGACCTGCGGCTCGGCATTCAAGAACAAGGGCGTGCAGGCGATGCTCGACGCCGTCGTGAATTTCCTGCCGTCACCGGCCGACAAGCCGCCGGTCAAGGGCGTGCTCGAGAATGACGAGCCGGGTGACAGGACGGCTTCGGATGACGCGCCCTTCGCGGCGCTGGCCTTCAAGATCGCGACCGATCCTTTCGTCGGTAACCTCACCTTTTTCCGTGTTTATTCCGGGGTGCTGAAGTCGGGGGACAGCGTATTCAACCCGATCAAGAACAAGCGGGAGCGTATCGGACGTCTCTTGCAGATGCACGCCAACGATCGCCAGGAGATCAAGGAAGTCCATGCTGGCGACATCGCGGCGGCGGTTGGCCTGAAGGACGTCACGACTGGCGATACGCTGACTGACGAGAAGCAGGTCATAACCCTCGAGAAAATGGAGTTTCCGGAACCGGTCATATCGGTGGCGCTCGAGCCAAAGACCAAGGTCGACCAGGAGAAGATGGGGATGGCGCTGCAGAAGCTCGCCAAGGAAGACCCGTCATTCCGGGTCCGTACCGACGAAGAGTCGGGACAGACCATCATTTCGGGTATGGGCGAGCTGCATCTCGAGATCATCGTCGATCGCATGAAGCGCGAATTCAAGGTGGAGGCCAACGTTGGCCGGCCCCAGGTGGCCTATCGCGAGACGATCCGGGCGAGTGTCGAGCAGGAGGGCCGGTTCGTGCGCCAGTCCGGTGGCCGCGGGCAATTCGGCCATGTGTTCCTGCGTATCGAGCCATTGCCTCCGGGTACTGGCTACGAGTTCGAAAACGGCATCGTTGGCGGTGTAGTGCCCAAGGAATACATCCCGGCGGTGGACAAGGGCGTCCGGGAGCAGATAGGGAACGGAATTCTCGCCGGCTACCCCGTGGTAGACATCAAGGTGACGCTGTTCGACGGCTCGTATCACGATGTCGACTCCAGTGAAATGGCATTCAAGATTGCCGGCTCCATGGCCTTCAAGGAAGGTTGTGCCAAGGCCAGGCCCGTTCTTCTCGAGCCCATCATGAAGGTGGAAGTGGTAACGCCCGAACAGTACATGGGCGACGTCAACGGTGACATGAACCGACGCCGGGGCGTGCTGCAGGGAATGGACGAGTCACCGGCCGGGCGTATCGTTCGCGCGGAGGTGCCGCTCGCCGAGATGTTTGGTTACGCGACCACCCTGCGCTCGATGACCCAGGGCCGTGCGACATATTCGATGGAGTTTTCGAAGTATCTGCAGGTACCGCCCAATGTGGCGGAGGCCGTGATCAAGAAGGATTGA
- the rpsG gene encoding 30S ribosomal protein S7: MSRRAQAPRREILPDPKHDSEMLAKFINMVMRRGKKSAAESIVYGAIERIAERTGQAEPLALETLQKALDNVKPVVEVKSRRVGGATYQVPVEVRPQRRQTLAMRWVIDAAKARGEKSMAHRLAHELLDASENRGAAVKKREDTHRMADANKAFAHYRW, translated from the coding sequence ATGTCCAGACGAGCCCAGGCCCCGAGACGGGAGATCCTTCCGGATCCCAAGCACGACAGCGAGATGCTGGCGAAATTCATCAACATGGTGATGCGTCGGGGCAAGAAATCGGCGGCAGAAAGCATTGTTTACGGCGCAATCGAGCGTATCGCGGAACGCACCGGGCAGGCTGAGCCGCTGGCATTGGAAACCCTTCAGAAAGCGCTCGACAACGTGAAGCCGGTGGTCGAGGTCAAGTCGCGCCGGGTCGGTGGTGCAACCTACCAGGTGCCGGTCGAGGTCAGGCCTCAGCGCCGGCAGACCCTTGCCATGCGCTGGGTCATCGATGCGGCGAAGGCTCGCGGCGAGAAATCTATGGCTCACCGGCTGGCGCACGAGTTGCTGGATGCGTCCGAGAATCGTGGCGCGGCAGTCAAGAAGCGCGAGGACACGCATCGCATGGCGGACGCCAACAAGGCCTTCGCCCACTATCGCTGGTAG